In Providencia sneebia DSM 19967, one DNA window encodes the following:
- a CDS encoding NADPH-dependent 2,4-dienoyl-CoA reductase, whose amino-acid sequence MSHFPHLFTPLDLGHTILKNRILMGSMHTGLEEHPEGSQRLANFYQLRAQNGVSLIITGGISPNKEGALTEHGAILNHPEQLPFHQEITQAVHNADGKIALQILHAGRYSMHPQLVAPSPIQAEINPFVPKALTLEQINSTINDFVQTARLAQQAGYDGVEIMGSEGYLINQFIAKRTNHRTDNWGGSYLNRIRFPIEIVSKIRKAVGKNFIIIYRLSMLDLVDEGSTWEEIEYLAKKIEQAGASMINTGIGWHEARVPTIATQVPRSAFSWVTQKLMGKINIPLITTNRINDPFVAERILEQNQADMVSMARPFLADEAFVSKAQKNRADEINTCIGCNQACLDLIFKGKLATCLVNPRAARELDYPDKPAEQIKTVAIVGAGPAGLACATYAARRGHKVTLFEKSNQIGGQFNLAKQIPGKEEFHETIRYFCRQLEILNVDVRLEHHASTDDLIGFDDVIIATGVIPRVINLEGQDHKKVLSYIDVLTGKNIVGHSAAIIGAGGIGFDIAEFLSQKGQSHSLNTSLFNKEWNIDTKIHSAGGLLKTAKTVIQPERQLYLLQRKNSKVGSGLGKTTGWVHRLSLIKRGVHMLNSVEYMRVDDEGLHIRHQDKQYCLPVDHVILCAGQEPYRPLKESLAEQGIQAHVIGGADVAAELDARRAIEQGMKLAYQL is encoded by the coding sequence ATGAGCCACTTCCCACATCTTTTTACTCCACTTGATTTGGGGCATACCATTTTAAAAAATCGGATATTAATGGGTTCTATGCATACCGGGCTTGAAGAGCATCCCGAAGGAAGTCAACGTCTAGCCAACTTCTATCAGCTACGAGCACAAAATGGGGTTAGCTTAATTATCACAGGTGGGATTTCACCGAATAAAGAAGGCGCATTGACTGAGCATGGCGCAATTCTCAATCACCCTGAACAGTTACCTTTTCATCAAGAAATCACCCAAGCTGTACATAATGCTGACGGTAAAATAGCCTTACAAATATTACATGCGGGTCGTTATAGCATGCATCCACAATTGGTTGCTCCAAGTCCTATTCAGGCTGAGATAAACCCATTTGTACCTAAAGCATTAACACTTGAGCAGATCAATAGCACAATTAACGATTTTGTTCAGACAGCCCGACTAGCACAACAAGCTGGCTATGATGGCGTTGAAATAATGGGTTCAGAAGGCTATCTTATCAACCAATTTATTGCGAAAAGAACAAATCACCGGACAGATAATTGGGGTGGCAGTTACCTTAACCGTATCCGCTTTCCAATTGAAATCGTAAGTAAAATTCGTAAAGCTGTTGGAAAAAATTTTATTATTATCTATCGGCTCTCCATGTTGGATTTAGTCGATGAAGGATCTACATGGGAAGAAATTGAATACTTAGCGAAAAAAATTGAACAAGCCGGTGCTAGTATGATTAATACGGGCATAGGCTGGCATGAAGCACGCGTTCCCACCATTGCAACCCAAGTCCCGCGTAGTGCTTTTAGCTGGGTAACTCAAAAATTGATGGGGAAAATTAATATTCCCCTGATCACAACAAACCGTATTAACGACCCTTTTGTAGCTGAACGCATTCTTGAACAAAATCAAGCTGATATGGTTTCAATGGCGCGACCTTTTCTTGCAGATGAAGCCTTTGTGAGTAAAGCACAAAAAAATAGAGCGGATGAAATCAACACATGCATTGGCTGTAATCAAGCTTGTTTAGATCTTATCTTTAAAGGAAAACTCGCAACTTGCCTTGTTAATCCTCGAGCAGCCAGAGAACTCGATTATCCAGATAAACCCGCAGAACAAATTAAAACAGTGGCAATTGTTGGTGCAGGTCCCGCAGGGCTAGCTTGCGCAACTTATGCAGCTAGACGCGGACATAAAGTCACGTTATTTGAAAAATCAAATCAAATAGGTGGTCAATTTAATCTTGCAAAGCAGATCCCTGGAAAAGAAGAGTTTCATGAAACGATCCGCTATTTTTGTCGACAACTTGAAATCTTAAATGTTGATGTTCGGCTTGAACACCACGCAAGCACAGATGATCTAATTGGTTTTGATGATGTCATTATTGCAACTGGGGTTATACCAAGAGTGATCAACCTAGAGGGCCAAGATCATAAAAAAGTCTTATCTTATATTGATGTACTCACAGGAAAAAATATTGTCGGCCATTCAGCTGCGATCATTGGTGCTGGCGGAATTGGCTTTGACATTGCGGAATTCCTTAGCCAAAAAGGTCAAAGTCATAGCTTAAATACGTCTTTATTCAACAAAGAATGGAATATTGATACTAAAATTCACTCAGCGGGTGGATTACTAAAAACAGCAAAAACCGTCATACAGCCTGAAAGACAGCTTTATTTACTACAAAGAAAGAATAGTAAAGTCGGTTCAGGACTTGGTAAAACAACAGGTTGGGTACATCGGTTATCATTAATCAAACGTGGTGTACATATGCTAAATAGCGTTGAATATATGCGCGTTGATGATGAAGGATTGCATATTCGCCATCAAGATAAACAATATTGCTTACCCGTGGATCATGTGATCTTGTGTGCAGGTCAAGAACCTTACCGGCCACTAAAAGAGAGCCTTGCAGAACAAGGGATACAAGCTCATGTCATTGGTGGGGCTGATGTTGCCGCAGAATTGGATGCAAGAAGAGCAATTGAACAAGGAATGAAATTAGCTTATCAATTATAA
- a CDS encoding GNAT family N-acetyltransferase has product MKEICQAIELEGKHVRLELLSHQYDQQLSEIIQRDELHKLWYASVPEPENLAKEIDRRLGLFEKKEMLPFVVIDKRTGNAIGMTNYFRIDHQTRRIEIGATWYGQEAQRSVINTEAKFLLLSHAFDTLSCVAVEFRTHFLNQQSRRAIERLGAKLDGVLRSHVYTRTGELRDSCVYSIIAVEWPAVKQHLEWQMIKPR; this is encoded by the coding sequence ATGAAAGAAATTTGCCAAGCGATTGAACTTGAAGGTAAGCACGTTCGTCTTGAGTTATTATCACATCAATATGATCAACAATTATCTGAAATTATTCAAAGAGATGAACTGCATAAATTATGGTATGCCTCTGTTCCTGAACCTGAAAATTTAGCAAAAGAAATTGATAGGCGTTTAGGGCTATTTGAAAAAAAGGAGATGCTTCCTTTTGTTGTTATTGATAAACGCACGGGTAATGCTATTGGAATGACCAATTATTTTCGTATTGATCATCAAACAAGGCGAATTGAAATCGGTGCGACATGGTATGGTCAGGAAGCACAAAGATCGGTAATTAATACGGAAGCTAAATTTCTACTACTTAGCCATGCTTTTGATACTTTATCATGTGTTGCGGTTGAATTTAGAACGCATTTTTTAAATCAGCAAAGTCGCAGAGCAATTGAAAGATTAGGTGCCAAACTTGATGGCGTATTGAGAAGCCATGTCTACACGCGCACTGGAGAGCTAAGAGATTCCTGTGTTTACAGTATAATTGCCGTAGAATGGCCTGCTGTAAAACAGCATTTAGAATGGCAGATGATTAAACCTAGATAA